The Bos javanicus breed banteng chromosome 18, ARS-OSU_banteng_1.0, whole genome shotgun sequence genome has a segment encoding these proteins:
- the LOC133229482 gene encoding leukocyte immunoglobulin-like receptor subfamily B member 3A encodes MSMVPPSLLCLGLCLSQSTWAQKGNLPPPLMTALPGSTVPAKSHVTLLCQGPKRAEGYRISRVGSPEPMYEEEQITSRKTNTLNFTEVTTDKTGLYHCSYQRGGRWSQFSDPLQLVMTGAYDKPSLSSMAGTVVAPGETVKLQCFSNINYDVFILTKEDGDHVTQNQSSVPQDGGRQTIFLLNPVSSTQAGTYRCYAAFREYPYVWSQPSDPLQLQVEGTTDSPSITQPRHSTAPTAWHPSVETQVRLSLAALLLLVMVVLLAEAWCSQGGPSVKSDEPPPQWTDKRRGLSQISSLLAAGKRGLRLYSGGCKRGRNRRVEGETLVCLLPVPCVLGNLPPPLMTALPGSTVPAKSHVTLLCQGPKQAERYRISRVGSPEPMDKEEQITSRKTNALSIAEMTFEKTGLYHCSYQRGGRWSQFSDPLQLVMTGAYDKPSLSSMAGTVVAPGETVKLQCFSKINHDVFILTKEDGDHVTQNQSSVPHDGGRQTIFLLNPVSSTQAGTYRCYAAFHDNPYVWSQPSDPLQLQVEGTTDSPSSTQPRHSTVSEERKPCLTAMDTSGSKLWETVMDREAWHAAAHGVSKSQTRLSVNNNNLFVGHSTEQCALHQRSRAEAGGQPELGIMSMVPPSLLCLGNLPPPRIIALPGSTVPWKSPVTLLCQGPKQAEGYRISRVGSPEPMDRDEQITSRKTNALSITEMTFEKTGLYHCSYQRGGRWSQFSDPLQLVMTGAYDKPSLSSMAGTVVAPGENVKLQCFSKINHDVFIVTKEDGDPITQNQSSVPQDRGRQTIFLLNPVSSTQAGTYRCYGAFRENPYVWSQPSDPLQLQVEGTTDSPSITQPRHSTAPTAWHPSVETQVRLSLAALLLLVMVVLLAEAWYSRGGPSVKSDEPPPQWTDKRC; translated from the exons ATGTCCATGGTTCCTCCCTCGCTGCTCTGTCTTG GGTTGTGTCTGAGCCAGAGCACTTGGGCACAGAAGG GAAATCTCCCCCCACCTCTTATGACAGCTCTGCCTGGATCCACAGTTCCAGCTAAGAGTCATGTGACCCTCCTGTGTCAAGGACCTAAACGAGCTGAGGGGTACAGGATATCAAGAGTGGGAAGTCCTGAGCCCATGTACGAAGAGGAACAGATCACGTCCAGAAAGACCAACACTTTGAATTTCacagaggttacaacagacaagacAGGGCTGTACCACTGCTCCTATCAGAGAGGAGGCCGCTGGTCCCAGTTCAGTGACCCCCTGCAGCTGGTGATGACCG gAGCTTATGACAAGCCCTCCCTCTCCAGCATGGCTGGCACAGTGGTGGCTCCGGGGGAGACTGTGAAGTTGCAGTGTTTCTCCAATATCAACTATGATGTATTTatcctcaccaaagaagatggaGATCACGTCACCCAGAACCAAAGCTCTGTCCCCCAGGACGGAGGACGCCAGACCATCTTCCTCTTGAATCCAGTCTCCTCCACACAGGCGGGGACCTACAGATGCTACGCTGCCTTCCGCGAATATCCCTACGTGTGGTCTCAGCCCAGTGATCCACTGCAGCTTCAGGTCGAAG GAACTACTGACTCTCCCAGCATCACACAGCCCAGACATTCAACTG CGCCTACCGCTTGGCATCCTTCCGTGGAGACTCAAGTCCGCCTGAGCCTGGCTGCCCTGCTTCTCCTGGTCATGGTCGTCCTGTTGGCTGAAGCCTGGTGCAGCCAGGGGGGTCCCTCAGTGAAGTCAGATGAGCCCCCACCCCAGTGGACTGACAAGCGCCGA GGTTTAAGCCAGATATCAAGTCTCTTGGCCGCTGGAAAGAGGGGACTCAGACTTTACAGCGGGGGCTGTAAGAGGGGGAGAAATAGAAGGGTGGAGGGAGAAACGCTTGTGTGTCTATTACCTGTTCCCTGTGTTCTAGGAAATCTCCCCCCACCTCTTATGACAGCTCTGCCTGGATCCACAGTTCCAGCTAAGAGTCATGTGACCCTCCTGTGTCAAGGACCTAAACAAGCTGAGAGGTACAGGATATCAAGAGTGGGAAGTCCTGAGCCCATGGACAAAGAGGAACAGATCACATCCAGGAAGACCAACGCTTTGAGTATCGCAGAGATGACATTTGAGAAGACAGGGCTGTACCACTGCTCCTATCAGAGAGGAGGCCGCTGGTCCCAGTTCAGTGACCCCCTGCAGCTGGTGATGACCG gAGCTTATGACAAGCCCTCTCTCTCCAGCATGGCTGGCACAGTGGTGGCTCCGGGGGAGACTGTGAAGTTGCAGTGTTTCTCCAAAATCAACCATGATGTATTTatcctcaccaaagaagatggaGATCACGTCACCCAGAACCAAAGCTCTGTCCCCCACGACGGAGGACGCCAGACCATCTTCCTCTTGAATCCAGTCTCCTCCACACAGGCGGGGACCTACAGATGCTACGCTGCCTTCCACGACAACCCCTACGTGTGGTCTCAGCCCAGTGACCCACTGCAGCTTCAGGTCGAAG GAACTACTGACTCTCCCAGCAGCACACAGCCCAGACATTCAACTG TGTCAGAAGAAAGAAAGCCCTGTCTAACCGCAATGGACACCAGtgggagcaaactctgggagacagtgatggacagggaggcctggcatgctgcagcccatggggtctctaagagtcagacacgactgagtgtgaacaacaacaacctctt TGTGGGTCACTCGACAGAGCAGTGTGCCCTTCATCAGAGGAGCAGGGCTGAGGCTGGTGGGCAGCCTGAACTCGGCATCATGTCCATGGTTCCTCCCTCGCTGCTCTGTCTTG GAAATCTCCCCCCGCCTCGTATCATAGCTCTGCCTGGATCCACAGTTCCATGGAAGAGTCCTGTGACCCTCCTGTGTCAAGGACCTAAACAAGCTGAGGGGTACAGGATATCAAGAGTGGGAAGTCctgagcccatggacagagacgaaCAGATCACGTCCAGGAAGACCAACGCTTTGAGTATCACAGAGATGACATTTGAGAAGACAGGGCTGTACCACTGCTCCTATCAGAGAGGAGGCCGCTGGTCCCAGTTCAGTGACCCCCTGCAGCTGGTGATGACCG gAGCTTATGACAAGCCCTCCCTCTCCAGCATGGCTGGCACAGTGGTGGCTCCAGGGGAGAATGTGAAGTTGCAGTGTTTCTCCAAAATCAACCATGATGTATTTATCGTCACCAAAGAAGATGGAGATCCTATCACCCAGAACCAAAGCTCCGTCCCCCAGGACAGAGGACGCCAGACCATCTTCCTCCTGAATCCAGTCTCCTCCACACAGGCGGGGACCTACAGATGCTACGGTGCCTTCCGCGAAAACCCCTACGTGTGGTCTCAGCCCAGTGACCCACTGCAGCTTCAGGTTGAAG GAACTACTGACTCTCCCAGCATCACACAGCCCAGACATTCAACTG CGCCTACGGCTTGGCATCCTTCGGTGGAGACTCAAGTCCGCCTGAGCCTGGCTGCCCTGCTTCTCCTGGTCATGGTCGTCCTGTTGGCTGAAGCCTGGTACAGCCGGGGGGGTCCCTCAGTGAAGTCAGATGAGCCCCCGCCCCAGTGGACTGACAAACGCTGCTGA
- the LOC133231101 gene encoding leukocyte immunoglobulin-like receptor subfamily A member 6 isoform X5, whose protein sequence is MSMVPPSLLCLGLCLSQSTWAQKGNLPPPRIIALPGSTVPWKSPVTLLCQGPKQAEGYRISRVGSPEPMDRDEQITSRKTNALSITEMTFEKTGLYHCSYQRGGRWSQFSDPLQLVMTGAYDKPSLSSMAGTVVAPGENVKLQCFSKINHDVFILTKEDGDPITQNQSSVPQDRGRQTIFLLNPVSSTQAGTYRCYGAFRENPYVWSQPSDPLQLQVEVSEERKPCLTAMDTSGSKLWETVMDREAWHAAAHGVSKSRTRLSVNNNNLLL, encoded by the exons ATGTCCATGGTTCCTCCCTCGCTGCTCTGTCTTG GGTTGTGTCTGAGCCAGAGCACTTGGGCACAGAAGG GAAATCTCCCCCCGCCTCGTATCATAGCTCTGCCTGGATCCACAGTTCCATGGAAGAGTCCTGTGACCCTCCTGTGTCAAGGACCTAAACAAGCTGAGGGGTACAGGATATCAAGAGTGGGAAGTCctgagcccatggacagagacgaaCAGATCACGTCCAGGAAGACCAACGCTTTGAGTATCACAGAGATGACATTTGAGAAGACAGGGCTGTACCACTGCTCCTATCAGAGAGGAGGCCGCTGGTCCCAGTTCAGTGACCCCCTGCAGCTGGTGATGACCG gAGCTTATGACAAGCCCTCCCTCTCCAGCATGGCTGGCACAGTGGTGGCTCCAGGGGAGAATGTGAAGTTGCAGTGTTTCTCCAAAATCAACCATGATGTATTTatcctcaccaaagaagatggaGATCCTATCACCCAGAACCAAAGCTCCGTCCCCCAGGACAGAGGACGCCAGACCATCTTCCTCCTGAATCCAGTCTCCTCCACACAGGCGGGGACCTACAGATGCTACGGTGCCTTCCGCGAAAACCCCTACGTGTGGTCTCAGCCCAGTGACCCACTGCAGCTTCAGGTTGAAG TGTCAGAAGAAAGAAAGCCCTGTCTAACCGCAATGGACACCAGtgggagcaaactctgggagacagtgatggacagggaggcctggcatgctgcagcccatggggtctcaaagagtcggacacgactgagtgtgaacaacaacaacctcttgCTCTGA
- the LOC133231101 gene encoding leukocyte immunoglobulin-like receptor subfamily A member 6 isoform X2: MSMVPPSLLCLGLCLSQSTWAQKGNLPPPRIIALPGSTVPWKSPVTLLCQGPKQAEGYRISRVGSPEPMDRDEQITSRKTNALSITEMTFEKTGLYHCSYQRGGRWSQFSDPLQLVMTGAYDKPSLSSMAGTVVAPGENVKLQCFSKINHDVFILTKEDGDPITQNQSSVPQDRGRQTIFLLNPVSSTQAGTYRCYGAFRENPYVWSQPSDPLQLQVEGTTDSPSITQPRHSTVSEERKPCLTAMDTSGSKLWETVMDREAWHAAAHGVSKSRTRLSVNNNNLLL, translated from the exons ATGTCCATGGTTCCTCCCTCGCTGCTCTGTCTTG GGTTGTGTCTGAGCCAGAGCACTTGGGCACAGAAGG GAAATCTCCCCCCGCCTCGTATCATAGCTCTGCCTGGATCCACAGTTCCATGGAAGAGTCCTGTGACCCTCCTGTGTCAAGGACCTAAACAAGCTGAGGGGTACAGGATATCAAGAGTGGGAAGTCctgagcccatggacagagacgaaCAGATCACGTCCAGGAAGACCAACGCTTTGAGTATCACAGAGATGACATTTGAGAAGACAGGGCTGTACCACTGCTCCTATCAGAGAGGAGGCCGCTGGTCCCAGTTCAGTGACCCCCTGCAGCTGGTGATGACCG gAGCTTATGACAAGCCCTCCCTCTCCAGCATGGCTGGCACAGTGGTGGCTCCAGGGGAGAATGTGAAGTTGCAGTGTTTCTCCAAAATCAACCATGATGTATTTatcctcaccaaagaagatggaGATCCTATCACCCAGAACCAAAGCTCCGTCCCCCAGGACAGAGGACGCCAGACCATCTTCCTCCTGAATCCAGTCTCCTCCACACAGGCGGGGACCTACAGATGCTACGGTGCCTTCCGCGAAAACCCCTACGTGTGGTCTCAGCCCAGTGACCCACTGCAGCTTCAGGTTGAAG GAACTACTGACTCTCCCAGCATCACACAGCCCAGACATTCAACTG TGTCAGAAGAAAGAAAGCCCTGTCTAACCGCAATGGACACCAGtgggagcaaactctgggagacagtgatggacagggaggcctggcatgctgcagcccatggggtctcaaagagtcggacacgactgagtgtgaacaacaacaacctcttgCTCTGA
- the LOC133231101 gene encoding leukocyte immunoglobulin-like receptor subfamily A member 5 isoform X3, which translates to MSMVPPSLLCLGNLPPPRIIALPGSTVPWKSPVTLLCQGPKQAEGYRISRVGSPEPMDRDEQITSRKTNALSITEMTFEKTGLYHCSYQRGGRWSQFSDPLQLVMTGAYDKPSLSSMAGTVVAPGENVKLQCFSKINHDVFILTKEDGDPITQNQSSVPQDRGRQTIFLLNPVSSTQAGTYRCYGAFRENPYVWSQPSDPLQLQVEGTTDSPSITQPRHSTAPTAWHPSVETQVRLSLAALLLLVMVVLLAEAWYSRGGPSVKSDEPPPQWTDKRC; encoded by the exons ATGTCCATGGTTCCTCCCTCGCTGCTCTGTCTTG GAAATCTCCCCCCGCCTCGTATCATAGCTCTGCCTGGATCCACAGTTCCATGGAAGAGTCCTGTGACCCTCCTGTGTCAAGGACCTAAACAAGCTGAGGGGTACAGGATATCAAGAGTGGGAAGTCctgagcccatggacagagacgaaCAGATCACGTCCAGGAAGACCAACGCTTTGAGTATCACAGAGATGACATTTGAGAAGACAGGGCTGTACCACTGCTCCTATCAGAGAGGAGGCCGCTGGTCCCAGTTCAGTGACCCCCTGCAGCTGGTGATGACCG gAGCTTATGACAAGCCCTCCCTCTCCAGCATGGCTGGCACAGTGGTGGCTCCAGGGGAGAATGTGAAGTTGCAGTGTTTCTCCAAAATCAACCATGATGTATTTatcctcaccaaagaagatggaGATCCTATCACCCAGAACCAAAGCTCCGTCCCCCAGGACAGAGGACGCCAGACCATCTTCCTCCTGAATCCAGTCTCCTCCACACAGGCGGGGACCTACAGATGCTACGGTGCCTTCCGCGAAAACCCCTACGTGTGGTCTCAGCCCAGTGACCCACTGCAGCTTCAGGTTGAAG GAACTACTGACTCTCCCAGCATCACACAGCCCAGACATTCAACTG CGCCTACGGCTTGGCATCCTTCCGTGGAGACTCAAGTCCGCCTGAGCCTGGCTGCCCTGCTTCTCCTGGTCATGGTCGTCCTGTTGGCTGAAGCCTGGTACAGCCGGGGGGGTCCCTCAGTGAAGTCAGATGAGCCCCCGCCCCAGTGGACTGACAAACGCTGCTGA
- the LOC133231101 gene encoding leukocyte immunoglobulin-like receptor subfamily A member 6 isoform X4, translating to MSMVPPSLLCLGLCLSQSTWAQKGNLPPPRIIALPGSTVPWKSPVTLLCQGPKQAEGYRISRVGSPEPMDRDEQITSRKTNALSITEMTFEKTGLYHCSYQRGGRWSQFSDPLQLVMTGAYDKPSLSSMAGTVVAPGENVKLQCFSKINHDVFILTKEDGDPITQNQSSVPQDRGRQTIFLLNPVSSTQAGTYRCYGAFRENPYVWSQPSDPLQLQVEAPTAWHPSVETQVRLSLAALLLLVMVVLLAEAWYSRGGPSVKSDEPPPQWTDKRC from the exons ATGTCCATGGTTCCTCCCTCGCTGCTCTGTCTTG GGTTGTGTCTGAGCCAGAGCACTTGGGCACAGAAGG GAAATCTCCCCCCGCCTCGTATCATAGCTCTGCCTGGATCCACAGTTCCATGGAAGAGTCCTGTGACCCTCCTGTGTCAAGGACCTAAACAAGCTGAGGGGTACAGGATATCAAGAGTGGGAAGTCctgagcccatggacagagacgaaCAGATCACGTCCAGGAAGACCAACGCTTTGAGTATCACAGAGATGACATTTGAGAAGACAGGGCTGTACCACTGCTCCTATCAGAGAGGAGGCCGCTGGTCCCAGTTCAGTGACCCCCTGCAGCTGGTGATGACCG gAGCTTATGACAAGCCCTCCCTCTCCAGCATGGCTGGCACAGTGGTGGCTCCAGGGGAGAATGTGAAGTTGCAGTGTTTCTCCAAAATCAACCATGATGTATTTatcctcaccaaagaagatggaGATCCTATCACCCAGAACCAAAGCTCCGTCCCCCAGGACAGAGGACGCCAGACCATCTTCCTCCTGAATCCAGTCTCCTCCACACAGGCGGGGACCTACAGATGCTACGGTGCCTTCCGCGAAAACCCCTACGTGTGGTCTCAGCCCAGTGACCCACTGCAGCTTCAGGTTGAAG CGCCTACGGCTTGGCATCCTTCCGTGGAGACTCAAGTCCGCCTGAGCCTGGCTGCCCTGCTTCTCCTGGTCATGGTCGTCCTGTTGGCTGAAGCCTGGTACAGCCGGGGGGGTCCCTCAGTGAAGTCAGATGAGCCCCCGCCCCAGTGGACTGACAAACGCTGCTGA
- the LOC133231101 gene encoding leukocyte immunoglobulin-like receptor subfamily A member 6 isoform X1, whose product MSMVPPSLLCLGLCLSQSTWAQKGNLPPPRIIALPGSTVPWKSPVTLLCQGPKQAEGYRISRVGSPEPMDRDEQITSRKTNALSITEMTFEKTGLYHCSYQRGGRWSQFSDPLQLVMTGAYDKPSLSSMAGTVVAPGENVKLQCFSKINHDVFILTKEDGDPITQNQSSVPQDRGRQTIFLLNPVSSTQAGTYRCYGAFRENPYVWSQPSDPLQLQVEGTTDSPSITQPRHSTAPTAWHPSVETQVRLSLAALLLLVMVVLLAEAWYSRGGPSVKSDEPPPQWTDKRC is encoded by the exons ATGTCCATGGTTCCTCCCTCGCTGCTCTGTCTTG GGTTGTGTCTGAGCCAGAGCACTTGGGCACAGAAGG GAAATCTCCCCCCGCCTCGTATCATAGCTCTGCCTGGATCCACAGTTCCATGGAAGAGTCCTGTGACCCTCCTGTGTCAAGGACCTAAACAAGCTGAGGGGTACAGGATATCAAGAGTGGGAAGTCctgagcccatggacagagacgaaCAGATCACGTCCAGGAAGACCAACGCTTTGAGTATCACAGAGATGACATTTGAGAAGACAGGGCTGTACCACTGCTCCTATCAGAGAGGAGGCCGCTGGTCCCAGTTCAGTGACCCCCTGCAGCTGGTGATGACCG gAGCTTATGACAAGCCCTCCCTCTCCAGCATGGCTGGCACAGTGGTGGCTCCAGGGGAGAATGTGAAGTTGCAGTGTTTCTCCAAAATCAACCATGATGTATTTatcctcaccaaagaagatggaGATCCTATCACCCAGAACCAAAGCTCCGTCCCCCAGGACAGAGGACGCCAGACCATCTTCCTCCTGAATCCAGTCTCCTCCACACAGGCGGGGACCTACAGATGCTACGGTGCCTTCCGCGAAAACCCCTACGTGTGGTCTCAGCCCAGTGACCCACTGCAGCTTCAGGTTGAAG GAACTACTGACTCTCCCAGCATCACACAGCCCAGACATTCAACTG CGCCTACGGCTTGGCATCCTTCCGTGGAGACTCAAGTCCGCCTGAGCCTGGCTGCCCTGCTTCTCCTGGTCATGGTCGTCCTGTTGGCTGAAGCCTGGTACAGCCGGGGGGGTCCCTCAGTGAAGTCAGATGAGCCCCCGCCCCAGTGGACTGACAAACGCTGCTGA
- the LOC133231099 gene encoding leukocyte immunoglobulin-like receptor subfamily A member 5 isoform X2: protein MSMVPPSLLCLGNLPPPRIIALPGSTVPWKSPVTLLCQGPKQAEGYRISRVGRPEPMDKEEQITSRKTNALSITEMTFEKTGLYHCSYQRGGRWSQFSDPLQLVMTGAYDKPSLSSMAGTVVAPGENVKLQCVSKINHDVFMLTKEDGDHVTQNQSSVPQDGGHQTIFLLNPVSSTQAGTYRCYGAFRENPYVWSQPSDPLQLQVEGTTDSPSSTQPRGSTAPTAWHPSVETQVRLSLAALLLLVMVVLLAEAWCSRGWGGSSSVKSDEPPPQWTDKRQ from the exons ATGTCCATGGTTCCTCCCTCGCTGCTCTGTCTTG GAAATCTCCCCCCGCCTCGTATCATAGCTCTGCCTGGATCCACAGTTCCATGGAAGAGTCCTGTGACCCTCCTGTGTCAAGGACCTAAACAAGCTGAGGGGTACAGGATATCAAGAGTGGGACGTCCTGAGCCCATGGACAAAGAGGAACAGATCACGTCCAGGAAGACTAACGCTTTGAGTATCACAGAGATGACATTTGAGAAGACAGGGCTGTACCACTGCTCCTATCAGAGAGGAGGCCGCTGGTCCCAGTTCAGTGACCCCCTGCAGCTGGTGATGACGG gAGCTTATGACAAGCCCTCCCTCTCCAGCATGGCTGGCACAGTGGTGGCTCCAGGGGAGAATGTGAAGTTGCAGTGTGTCTCCAAAATCAACCATGATGTATTTATGCTCACAAAAGAAGATGGAGATCACGTCACCCAGAACCAAAGCTCCGTCCCCCAGGACGGAGGACACCAGACCATCTTCCTCTTGAATCCAGTCTCCTCCACACAGGCGGGGACCTACAGATGCTACGGTGCCTTCCGCGAAAACCCCTACGTGTGGTCTCAGCCCAGTGACCCACTGCAGCTTCAGGTCGAAGG AACTACTGACTCTCCCAGCAGCACACAGCCCAGAGGTTCAACTG CGCCTACGGCTTGGCATCCTTCGGTGGAGACTCAAGTCCGCCTGAGCCTGGCTGCCCTGCTTCTCCTGGTCATGGTCGTCCTGTTGGCTGAAGCCTGGTGCAGCCGGGGATGGGGGGGGAGTTCCTCAGTGAAGTCAGATGAGCCCCCACCCCAGTGGACTGACAAGCGCCAATGA
- the LOC133231099 gene encoding leukocyte immunoglobulin-like receptor subfamily A member 5 isoform X1, with the protein MSMVPPSLLCLGLCLSQSTWAQKGNLPPPRIIALPGSTVPWKSPVTLLCQGPKQAEGYRISRVGRPEPMDKEEQITSRKTNALSITEMTFEKTGLYHCSYQRGGRWSQFSDPLQLVMTGAYDKPSLSSMAGTVVAPGENVKLQCVSKINHDVFMLTKEDGDHVTQNQSSVPQDGGHQTIFLLNPVSSTQAGTYRCYGAFRENPYVWSQPSDPLQLQVEGTTDSPSSTQPRGSTAPTAWHPSVETQVRLSLAALLLLVMVVLLAEAWCSRGWGGSSSVKSDEPPPQWTDKRQ; encoded by the exons ATGTCCATGGTTCCTCCCTCGCTGCTCTGTCTTG GGTTGTGTCTGAGCCAGAGCACTTGGGCACAGAAGG GAAATCTCCCCCCGCCTCGTATCATAGCTCTGCCTGGATCCACAGTTCCATGGAAGAGTCCTGTGACCCTCCTGTGTCAAGGACCTAAACAAGCTGAGGGGTACAGGATATCAAGAGTGGGACGTCCTGAGCCCATGGACAAAGAGGAACAGATCACGTCCAGGAAGACTAACGCTTTGAGTATCACAGAGATGACATTTGAGAAGACAGGGCTGTACCACTGCTCCTATCAGAGAGGAGGCCGCTGGTCCCAGTTCAGTGACCCCCTGCAGCTGGTGATGACGG gAGCTTATGACAAGCCCTCCCTCTCCAGCATGGCTGGCACAGTGGTGGCTCCAGGGGAGAATGTGAAGTTGCAGTGTGTCTCCAAAATCAACCATGATGTATTTATGCTCACAAAAGAAGATGGAGATCACGTCACCCAGAACCAAAGCTCCGTCCCCCAGGACGGAGGACACCAGACCATCTTCCTCTTGAATCCAGTCTCCTCCACACAGGCGGGGACCTACAGATGCTACGGTGCCTTCCGCGAAAACCCCTACGTGTGGTCTCAGCCCAGTGACCCACTGCAGCTTCAGGTCGAAGG AACTACTGACTCTCCCAGCAGCACACAGCCCAGAGGTTCAACTG CGCCTACGGCTTGGCATCCTTCGGTGGAGACTCAAGTCCGCCTGAGCCTGGCTGCCCTGCTTCTCCTGGTCATGGTCGTCCTGTTGGCTGAAGCCTGGTGCAGCCGGGGATGGGGGGGGAGTTCCTCAGTGAAGTCAGATGAGCCCCCACCCCAGTGGACTGACAAGCGCCAATGA